CTCGGTGTCCCCATTCTTCGCCTGTTCAGAGTTCCGATGACATCGGtcttattcaactttaaaaatcgtgtcaaagtaactgaattataaaagttatccaTTACAAGACAGTGACCTTTGTTGAGGAATCTTTGCATGAGCCTTAGCACCACTTTCGCACTTGCGCTCGTAAAGCCATACAAGGAGTCCTCCGCAGAGTCCCCTgtctgtggatatttttttcccgTGTAAACCTCAAATTTGAGCAAATAGCCTGTAACCGCCTcgcaaagttcataaaatttgataccAAACCGTGCTGCTTTTGTACGGATACACTGAATCCAACTCAAGCGTCCTTTAAAAAGCAGCAACGATTCGTCAATGCTTATTTCTCTGCGAGGCGTGTACatgctattaaactttttattacaatggtCAATGATGGGTTGTATCTTAGCAACTTTACGATCGGAACCATGAACACTGATAGTATTGTTATCGACAAAGTGCAGGAAACGCATGAGTAGCCAGTACCGTTTTATACTCATAAGTTTACGAAAACCTGGCATGGCCAGGGTACCCGTGCTCCAGTATTCACTCACACGTCCTGCGACCATCAGCGACATAAAAATCATCACCGCAAAGAGCTTGTACAGCTCATCAGTAGTGGTTTCTACCCAATCATTTAATCGAGAATGCGCCGAGATACCGTCCGGTAACTCGGATGCTTGCGCTATCGTTTGCCAGGCATACTCGTTGGTCTGTGCCACAATACTGTTCATTATATCGTGATCCCAAACATGAGTGAATAGCTTCAGAGGATCTGTTTCCTTAATATTGGGACCTCGCTCGCCTGCCTGGGAATAAACTTCCGGTTGACCTCTAAATGTACTATAATCGCTTGACCAATTGAAAGATTCAGACAGCCTCTCGTGTTCTTCGGGATCTTCCTCAACATCTTCGGCTGTCTCTTCCAGGATAGCTCGAAGCTCCTCCAGCGACATAGGTTCCTCCTCTTCCTCACTGCCCGAATCCACTCTTAGCTCCTCGCCTAATGGCCCACTGAGTATCTACAAGAGTAAATTGCcatttatgataattctttttgataatgtgacaaatataatcatattcatttataattaatcagagGGAGAATGCGtgcaaaactctaaaaataaaaagtaaaaaaaaattgttaaatatctacCTCGGAATAAGACATATCAAGGTCATGAGGCCTTTGATTAGGCTGCCAATCATAATCGTCGTCATCGGGAAAATGTCTTCCGGTACCCTACaaagatgaaaattgaaaaaaatatttacttgttagaaTTCcctgattaacaaaaatatttgatacaaatatttattagcagcATACCACACTTTTTGAAGTGCTGGCTTCGGGAAGCCCGACGTCGTCAATAATTCGGTCTGGCTCCATTACCTACGGTTATTTAGgatagattagttttttatttatttatttatttcaatgatgacagaatgaaagaaataaaaaaaaaaatctgtaccagTTAGTCAATTATgccatttaatagtttattggacGACGTAGATCTTGCCTAGTACCTTCTTGTGTCCACGTAGAGAAAATGagttaatttgattaagaaatcaattttatttttgaaaataaaaacatattcttcttggaatgatctgatcaatgaatttaaaaaaagaatcaaattaaaattaagaatttatgagCAACATTCGTCTGGGGGATAGTGATCATATACACTATAACCACATTTGCACCAGAAAAAATTTGATAGTAGAAGCCGACGAATTGTATTTCTACTCATGATGACACGGAAGTGCCTTATGGAGTTATTAACTTCCGTGTGgcaaatatgacaaatattttcccgCAAGAAATGGGTTTCCTCCCATGGCCACATACACTCTCCTTTATAGCAAGAAATATAGTCGCGTTTAtgcaaaaaccggtcaagatcCAGGACCACAACCATGATGAATtcctaaaaagaagagaaaaccaCTAATGACTTATTGATACTTtctgatatttattgctttcgcttttataatattataaagttaagataGATACGCGAGAAAAACCGTGTGCAGAAAAATAGTTACGAAAACTTGGACGAAACCATATGAAACGCTAGTAGTTTTACGTGAGCGAAATCGATTAACAacaccagttattttttttttttatatcatgagcATGTATAGTAtcgtttattagtaaaaaatattgaaatagtaaaataatattgttttttttcatctcgtttcattccattccatctcattccatttatttaataacaagtgtCAATAACGCCATAAAATgcgcaatttatttcattgtcgcTATATACAGTTTACactgcaattataatatatagttcaatatatcaatggattcaaacaaaacaacatactgTACAAAAACATCAAGACTGACGTAACATGACGCCATTCGATTGCGTCATCTGCGTCACGTAAATGCAAGCCCTATTATGAGAATGTGTGCGTGCATTTTGCATGACCTTAgaaaatgtcaattatttttcatattctgataaaaaatgtactaaaacctttatgcaattcgaaagttaatgaaatttcctttataatgatatataataacgacatttttttaagatagatgcaaatataaatcgataagaaaatcaaaacattgacagAAAAAACATCGCGAGAGATTTGATCGTAGAAATATCACAAATcaagttaataatacatttattttcaattgttttatgttctacataatataaacaaaagcaaaatagacaagaatacttacagttgtttattttcgtgaGAATCACACAAAAGGAATTTCACCGGTCGCACGTGTCACCAGAATGCACTTGTTTTTACTTGTCGATCCCATTCCCATGACGAAATCCATTCAGTCTAATGGCCGCCCGTGACAGATTCATTCAGTACGTTttcgttgcaaaaaaaaatttacccaAAAGTCCAAAGAATAGAGAACAAAatcgcatttaaaaagtttgttagttTTGGACGTGGATCCACGCTTAGGCACACGAGGGTAAAGATTTTTCGAACGTGGATCCACGTCTAAAACACACGAAAggttaaaattctttttattgcGCCGTTAACTACAGAAATCTATGTAACATAAAACCtcatataataaacattagtGCGTATGTTAGTGAATGTCGTGCATATATGACAATGTACCTGTAGGTTTGTTGATGGGCTAATTTACTCTTATCGTCTCCATTCGAAATGTTCCCATCGGGTGATATACGGACGCTGAAAGGGACAACACCGGGGTTAATATAAGGAGAAACATGAGACAGAGGATAGGGTGATAATGGCTGTGAAATACAAGATATAATTAAGTTTACCTCTGTATCGGCGaatgcaaaaagaaaatataagcGGCTATAGCTACACAGTAATAATATAgtatagaatataaaatagttatagTTAGATAATTCAGTTTAGAAATAACAGAGATTCAGAAATGTCTGGGTTTTTTGTCAGATTTACTTTTTGATATTACACTCAAAATCTATTCAAATGTCCAATGGAGCTAAAACTTgctaaaataaatctaaatcacAAGTTCtaaatttctattaatttgGCAAGTCTTAGCCCCAAAATGGTTCACTCCAAAATTAATACTACAAAACACCTCAAAACtaccaaaacaaaatcaaaattgtgtTACTGGCATCTAATAAATGCCTACAAAACCCATTAAGtccttagaaaaaaaaacagctacgGTTTATGTGacttctaaaaaggttttatttagaagACTTACCCTGTGAGGAGGGGTGTGAGCGGTGGCGCCAGGGGGGTCTCACTGGATAGCGATTGTGCCCTGGATAGAGCCGCTCCAGGAGACAGGGTGGATGGTGTGCTAGGGGTGGAACGACCGCTGCCCCCTCCCATATCGCCACTGCCTGTAAGTGAATAATAGTATTTAAGATGTGATACATAAATATCGTTTGGTGTGCCTCAGAAATAGTGTGTccataaaatttgatttttatttattgccgtAGAATATAATCTAAGAATAGCTAGTATTAGCTGACATCAATGTTTTTCCGCCGATCATGCCAGGAAAGACTTGCAAatccaaatttctttaaaatagtttgaactctttttttttcgaGTGCAGTTATGTTAAGtatgttgtattttcttaagaCCAAACAATTATCTTAATATACAATCATTAATAAACCGTAAACTAGTTTCAATGTGCTTCCGAATAGGGATTGAAGCAAGTTAATTTAGCCAGCTCGTATTTCCGggtataaaagtgttttatatgCACGTCATCCATATTATATGGACGCCCCGTATGAATGGTAGCAGTCATTAAGAACGCTTGACACTGTGAATGGCTCGCTAACGGTGTGTATGCcaaacgaaaatgaaaatatattacgtaAAGAAATGAAGGAGGCCTATTACTGAAAACATTCATTTTGTATCTTTTCAGTCAATTCCAGAATGaagaataaataactatgacATCTTTACTTAggttccttgttttttttatctagcctactgtgtccaacagctgggcaaaggcctcccccaaatccttccaagattctctattctgggcatCATGTattagtaatgtttttttttcgatagaaAGCAACCCTTACGAACCGAGACGAGGTGAtcacataaatcaaaataataaaccttcGCAAAATAACTCCCCATTAGGTCAAGTTTGAAGAAATTGAAGAGAGTGCCAAACTaacgtatatatatataaataaataaataaatgtttcaggTATGTACATAAGTACATTACTTAAAATGAATCCATCATCCATCTCTATGGTATGGTAAATTACATAGGAATTAATTGCTAAGAACTTACCATCATTCGACCACCTCTTATCGACACCGTCAGTGCTGTAGCCACTGTCGACAACATGCCGTGGTTTATGCCTTAAGCAATCGATAGTGGCATTACCCGATGTGATCTGATGAGTGGTACTCTGTGTCGGGGAGTTGTTGATGTAGGAGCTGTGCTTAGCAGAACGTCGGGTGTCGTCAACCCGCCGGTGGGCAGGCAAGGAGTCTTTATTCGCCATGTTCTCGAGGTACTTGAATATATGCACGCGCCCGCGCATGCATATCTAAAATGATAATTAGTATTTTGATTAACTGTCACTGGTTTTAAGGATTGAAttgtttagtttcttttttatttgtcgtttTATTCTCTCTAGTAACTTTAAATAACTATTATGGTgatatatttttgagaaatgCAAGGCTcgaaatatctttataaaaattacGCT
This sequence is a window from Trichoplusia ni isolate ovarian cell line Hi5 chromosome 15, tn1, whole genome shotgun sequence. Protein-coding genes within it:
- the LOC113501434 gene encoding piggyBac transposable element-derived protein 4-like isoform X1, which produces MEPDRIIDDVGLPEASTSKSVGTGRHFPDDDDYDWQPNQRPHDLDMSYSEILSGPLGEELRVDSGSEEEEEPMSLEELRAILEETAEDVEEDPEEHERLSESFNWSSDYSTFRGQPEVYSQAGERGPNIKETDPLKLFTHVWDHDIMNSIVAQTNEYAWQTIAQASELPDGISAHSRLNDWVETTTDELYKLFAVMIFMSLMVAGRVSEYWSTGTLAMPGFRKLMSIKRYWLLMRFLHFVDNNTISVHGSDRKVAKIQPIIDHCNKKFNSMYTPRREISIDESLLLFKGRLSWIQCIRTKAARFGIKFYELCEAVTGYLLKFEVYTGKKYPQTGDSAEDSLYGFTSASAKVVLRLMQRFLNKGHCLVMDNFYNSVTLTRFLKLNKTDVIGTLNRRRMGTPRDIQILNERKLQKAAVVSRHCGDVSVLSWKDVKLVTTVSTYHNADMLPGRRAGQQILKPVVVHDYNKYMGGVDLKDQMLSMYLMERKRGMKWYLKVFKRLINVSILNIFIIHRENSTNPLSHRQFRYKLAEQLAQKYPNLTLSRLINPPALLRLDGDNHFPIYADSLEDRAGSKRNKIKRNRCVRCSLKKIRKEVNTVCQKCQKFLCLGQCWIEYHTLENL
- the LOC113501434 gene encoding piggyBac transposable element-derived protein 4-like isoform X2, coding for MSYSEILSGPLGEELRVDSGSEEEEEPMSLEELRAILEETAEDVEEDPEEHERLSESFNWSSDYSTFRGQPEVYSQAGERGPNIKETDPLKLFTHVWDHDIMNSIVAQTNEYAWQTIAQASELPDGISAHSRLNDWVETTTDELYKLFAVMIFMSLMVAGRVSEYWSTGTLAMPGFRKLMSIKRYWLLMRFLHFVDNNTISVHGSDRKVAKIQPIIDHCNKKFNSMYTPRREISIDESLLLFKGRLSWIQCIRTKAARFGIKFYELCEAVTGYLLKFEVYTGKKYPQTGDSAEDSLYGFTSASAKVVLRLMQRFLNKGHCLVMDNFYNSVTLTRFLKLNKTDVIGTLNRRRMGTPRDIQILNERKLQKAAVVSRHCGDVSVLSWKDVKLVTTVSTYHNADMLPGRRAGQQILKPVVVHDYNKYMGGVDLKDQMLSMYLMERKRGMKWYLKVFKRLINVSILNIFIIHRENSTNPLSHRQFRYKLAEQLAQKYPNLTLSRLINPPALLRLDGDNHFPIYADSLEDRAGSKRNKIKRNRCVRCSLKKIRKEVNTVCQKCQKFLCLGQCWIEYHTLENL